The nucleotide sequence AGAAAAGGCTTCTCTTCCAGTGCCTGTCGAAAACGATTCATCATAACCTCCCACTCAAGTCACAACGGCCTGTATCCCAGACCGTTGTGACGAGCTTACTTTTTCATGATCGGATTGACTTTCTCTTCTAGCAACTTCACGATATCCGCAGGCTGTGCCGTTTGACCGAATAATTGATCAAAACCAGCCAGTATCGTTGTGTCGATTTTTTGCCAATCAACATGCCCTGGCTGCAGGTGTGCCTTAGGCATCTCGTCGATAACCGCCTGCTTGATGTGTGCAGGGTCGGGGTTGCCTGGAACATTCAAAAACGGATCGGAATTCAGCACGGACAAGCGCGGCGGTACAAAGTAAGTCGAGGTCTCCTGGACACCCTGCTCGCTCGCGAGGAATTTGAGGAATAACTTAGTCTCCTCCAAATGCTTTGTTCCTTTGAAAATCGAATATCCTGCCTGACCGAGCATCGGTGCCGAGCCTTTTGAACCCGCTGGCATCGGAGCAATGTCCCACTTGAAGTCCTTGATTGTCCGCGCCTTCGAAACGTAGCTGTACACATCAAAGAACATGCCAATTTTGCCTGATTCAAAGCTGACTTGCTCACCCGCCTTCGGATGCGATCCATCTGTAAACATCATCCGTTGGAGCATGCTGAGTGTCTCCACCCCGTATTGGTCATTCCACGTAAACTGATTCATTTCTTTGTTGAACGGGCCGCTGCCATTTGACCATGAATAGGAAGACAGGATGATCCACGTTTTCCAATCGCGGAAGAAGTTGGCCCCGTAGATTTTGCTTGCTCCTGTTCCGCTCGAGATCGCTTGCGCCGACTTTTCGAATTCCTCCCACGTCCATTTTCCTTCTTTCGCTAGATCGTTCGGGGATTTCAAGCCTGCCTTGTCAAACAAGTCCTTGTTGTAAAACATCACGGTAGGCGGGGTAGAAAACGGCAGTCCGTACAGTTTGTCGTCTTTTCGGAACAGCTCAAGCGTCGACGGAATAAAGTCGTCCAGCTTAAAAGCAGTGTCGTTCTTTACATCCGAGACATCTTCCAAAATCCCATTTTCCATAAACTGTGGTACCATTCGTTCAGACACCCAACCGATGTCAGGCAGCTCCTGACCAGCAGCGAGCACCGTCACCTTTTGCTGATAATCGGGGAATGGAACAGATTCCAGCTTCACCTTGATGGTCGGATTTTGTTGCGTAAATTTTTCAGATAGCTTCGTATACAGGTCTAGGTGGGCTTGGTTGCCCCATGTTAAAAACGTAAGCTCGACTGCTTCTTTCTGACCCGTTGCGGAGTCACCGGGAGTCGTCGCGGTGTTGCTGCACCCAAATGTAAACGCTGTCAAAGCAGTAGACAATGCCAACAGGATTGCCTTTTTCATGGCGTACCTCCTTATCTGTTTTCCCTGTCACCAGTATAAAATTGAGTGAATAGTAAGATAAATCACGTGAAATTTAGATTTGGTATGAGATTTAAAGATCTTCACTGCCTTCGAGGTCTCGGTAGCTCCCGGGTGTCATCCCGACTTCCTTTTTAAATACCAGCATGAAATGCTTCGCGCTCTGATACCCTACTAAGCGGGCGATATCATACACCTTCAGACTCGTCTCGTGTAATAGCTGCTTGGCGCGGTTCATCCTCACCTGCGTGATGTAGTCGGAGACATTTTCCCCCGTCTCGGTCTTGAACAATTGACTCAAATAGATCGGATTCAAATGAACAGACTCCGCCAGCGTCTGGAGTCTCAGATCGCCGTCCAAATGATCGTGAATGAATGCTTTTACCTTGCGAATGATTTGTCTTTCTTCTCTAGGACTACCGTCGACGCTGCTTTCTTCTTCCCGGACTTTCTTTTTGCGATCCAGCACTTGCCTGATTTTTGTGAGCGTGCTCACCAGCTCTAATCGATCAATAGGCTTCAAAAGATAGTCAGAGACTTTGTACTTCAACGCTTTCTGTGCGTAGTGAAAATCACCATAGCCACTAATAATCACGATGGGCAGATCCTCGTACATCTCCCGGATTTTCCCGATCAGCGCCAAGCCGTCGACTTCCCGCATGCGGATATCTGTCACAATCAAATCAGGCATTTCCGTGCGTAGATAATGCAGGGCATCCTTTCCATTTTCCGCTTCTGCCATGACGGCAAAACCAAACGTTCCTTTTTCAATTAACGCTCTCAAGCCTTCCCGAATCATTCGTTCATCTTCCACCAGCAATACTTTGTACATCGCGTGTTTCTCCCTTCTGGAAATCGAGCGGAATCTTCATCGTAATTTCCGTGCCTTGATTCGGTCTGCTCACAATGGTTAGCCCGTACTTTTCCCCGAACAATAAGATCAGCCGCTGTGAAATGTTTCGCAATGCTGTCCCATTGTGTGGGTTTCCTGTCATCTCATGCTGCTGCATAGGCGTACGCAGACTTGCGAGCAGACGAGTTAATGATTGCTCAGACATTCCCTTGCCATTGTCCCTCACGCTGATATGCATGACACCCTCCTGACAAAGCGCCGTGAGCCATATCGTCCCTCCCTGTTCCTGATGTTCAATCCCGTGTGCCATTGCATTTTCAAGCAATGGCTGTAGCAGCAGCTTCGGGATACGCTGATCCGACAGGCTCTCTTCCACGTCCATATACACCTGAAGGCGCTCTCCCAGACGAATCTTTTGGATACGAATGTAGGATTCTAACGATATCATCTCTTGTTTCAGCGTAACGTGCCCATCCTCTCGAGCGACCGTATAGCGCATGAGTTTTCCGAGCGAAGAAACCATGTCGGACACATCGTAGTTACCCGAGCGGATCGCCATCATATTGATCGATTCAAGTGTGTTGTAAATAAAATGTGGATTGATCTGGCTCTGTAAGGCCGCCAGCTCCGCCTCCCGTTCACGCAAGCTGCTGAGATACACCTCATTGACAAGGCGGTTGATTTCCTCGACCATCTGATTGAATTGCTCGCTCAGCTTCCCGATCTCGTCTTGGGAATCGACAGGAACTCGTTCATGCAAGTTCCCTCGTTTTACTTGCAGCATTTTTTCTTTCAATTGAACGAGCGGCTTGCTAAGCGAATAGGAAAAATAAATCGCGAGCCCGCCAGCAACGAGTAAAAACATCGCCGCAATCAGCATCGTAAAACTACGCAAGCTATTGGATTCTGCAAGCAGGATATCGAGCGGTATCAAACTGATCACCACAAGCCCCGTCTCTCTCGATTGATGATCCACGAAGAGATATCGCTGTCCCTGAATCATCCTCTGGTTCGCATCCCCACGATTGATCCCGTCGGTTTCTTGCAGCAAAGTACGATAGCCCGGCGAGCCTTCGCTCTCCCGCTTTTCATAAAACAGCTCGTTTCCCTCATTTACGATGAGCAAGCTCCCGTCCTTGGTAAAAGGCATATCGGACAAAATCTGGTCAAACATGTCCATTTTCATATCGATTTTCATGATTCCGAGTGGTACTTTCGTATACGGCTCTCGCAATAATCGAGCCACTGACACATAGCGCTCACCAGAGGTATCCAAGTAATAGGCGGGCCGATGCTGTGGAATTATGACCGCTGCCCCCTGTCCCGTGATCACGCGCGAATACCATCCCTCTTCAGCCAAATCTCCCTTGCTCTTCATGACAGAAGGGTCCAGATTGGAAAAAATCATGCCATTCCCCGCAATGATTTGAATGCCTTTTACTTCCGGTCGGCTATAGGAAAGACTGGATATATACAGCGTCATCTTCTCCCTTTTTTCCATGGAGAGAAAAGAAGTAGCCGACGTATTTGTCTGAATTTCTTTTAAAATGGACAGGACTTCTGGGTCGTAGAGCGGCATGAGTGATAAACGCTTCATCTCCCGAATATTGCGCTCCAGGTTGCGATTGATCTGACCCACAATCTGTCCTGTGTATTCAGCCGTTCTCGATTCCGTTGAAGCCGAAAACTTGTTGTACGTGATGATTCCCTGCAAGCTTAACGGGATTGCGATCAAACAAAGAAAAAGCGTGAGAATCTTCGTCCGCAGTGTTCCTTGCAAAAAAAACGTAGAGACTTTCCTTTTCATGATGGCCCCTTTCTGTATGTTTGAATAATCAGTATTTTGTTCATCAAAAAATCCGTCAGGTCAAAATCCTGACGGTCTGTTCCTCAGTCTATTTCGATGCCCATGCAAAGACAATCGTAGAATGTATCCTCAATTAAAAATTCTCTCGTCAACGTCCCCATTTCCTTGAAGCCTAGCTTTTTGTACAAATAAATAGCAGAATCGTTGTCTGAACGGACTTTCAGATTGATTTTTCGTATCACCTTTGATTGCTTGGCCCATTCCAGCAGGGATTCCAGTAGAAGTCTTCCAACCCCTGATCCCCAGAACTCTTTCAAGACGCTAATCCCAAATTCACCTACATGCTGCGTCCGCGATCGGATACCCCCTCGAAAAGTCAGGTTCCCCACAATTCTCCCGTCCACCTCTGCAATCAAACACAGTTGATTAGGAGCTTCTTGAAATCTTTTGATGTTTTCTTTTTGCTCCTCAGGGGCTACTGTCCATTCTTGTGGGCCAAATGACAAATTGTCCGTCTCTCCTGATACCTGATGTATGAACGCAACTAAGGCTTCAGCATCTGTCAGCTCCGATAATCGGATGATGACATTTTGACCAGACTTCAGTTTGGATACCTTCATAAGAACCTCCTCGCATCGGAAACTTTTCATACTATTTAAACAGAAAAACGGACGCCTGTTAACCGTCCGCTTGTAGCTTGTTCGACTATTCCATTGTTTTAAAGTAAAGGACGGTATCATGCAGGCTGCCATCAGCCGATCGGGCAAACCCCGGAATGCGCCCTGCTTCTTGATAGCCCATCGACTGATACAACTGGTTGGACGGATCGCCCGCTCGTGTATCCAAAACGAGGAGGCTTCGGTTATCAGCAAGAGCCCTTGCCTCCGCCAGCAGCATCAGTCCACGACCAATTCCTTGACGTTGCGCTCTGGGATGAACCATCAGCTTGGCGATCTCTGCCCGATGCAATCCATTTGGACGACTCACCAGATGGAGCTGGATGGTTCCGACGATGATATCTTCCTGTACTGCTACCCAAATTTTCACATGTTCATGGGGCACCGAGGTCCAATAGGTGCGTGCTTCTTCCAGCTTCATCGGCGGTAAAAAGCCAAGGGAAGCCCCATCCTCCACAACATCGATCAGCAATTGGGACAGTTGACGCAGTTCTTCCTCTGAAAACTCGATTCCTTCCCGATAACAAAGCGCTGACTTCATAACAGCCCCTCCGTATTTGAAGAAGATTTTTTCTCCCTTCTTACATTATAACGGAGAAATCAAAATCATGTAAGATAATCTAACATCACCTTATCAAGGTCGATATCCGTACATACTGAAAACAAACAGCAAGCATAAATAAATAATTGCTGCGGGTACAATGGTAAGAGCAATGAAAAAACGTTTCTTCACACTGTTGGCATTTCGAAATAGCCAAAAGTAGATGAACAGCAGGATGAGAAGGAACGGGACAAAATAAAAGCCCAGCATGAACCCCACCCAGTCCGAGTTGGTTTCCCAGAACTGTTCCGGCACGGGCACCCGATGATATTCACTATATATCTGTTCTTTACGTGAGATAAATAGGTAGGATAGCACAAGGTAGTAACCGAATATAACGAATTTCAGCCAAGGCTTGATCTGTTTCGCCGCGAGTGTTATAGAAAAGATGATCCCTACGATAAACCATAATGACAAGTATTCCATCTGGATCCCTCCTACGAAGGATTATAGGGATCCGTTCTGTTGGAGATAAGTACCAACTTTTTTTGGTACCTCACCCTCGCGTGATTACAAGAGTCGACAAAATTTGGAATCCTTCCTATAATAGACTTGTCAAACAACACGGTATGCGAGTATCTTTGCATATAGAAAGCTCACTACCTGTAGGAGATGGTCACGATAACGTACGCTCTTTCGTTTTTACTGTCGTTTTGTATCGTTATGGTGCTGATTCCGCCTCTGGCTAAATTGGCATTTCGCCTTGATTTTGTGGACAAGCCACGTAAAGACGTGGAAAGAAAGATTCACCGGGAGCCTATCCCATTGACCGCCAGCTACGCTATTTTTGTCGGCTTTGCTGCATCGTTTCTGCTCTTCTCGAAAGAATCTACCGGGCAAACGATCGCTGTTCTGTCAGGCTCACTTCTGCTGCTTATTATTGGTACCATTGATGACTGGTACAAGACGCAAGGCAAGGATTTTTCCGCCCTGCCCAAGCTGATCGTCCAAGTATCGGCCGCCGTGATTGTCTACTTGTCGGGAATTACTTTTTCCGGCTTTTACAATCCTTTGAGTGGCGAATACATATTGCTCCCGGAATGGTTGCAGTTCATCCTGACCATCCTGTGGATTTTCGGAGTAACGACGGTCATCAATTTTTCGGATGGCATGGACGGTTTGGCTGGAGGGCTTTCTGCAATCTCCGCAGGCACGCTCTTCGTAGTCGCTTTGGTTAAAGGACAAAGCACATCTGCGATTATGGCGATTAGTCTGATCGGTGTTGCCTTGGCTTATCTGCGGTACAACAAGCCACCGGCCAAAATTTTCATGGGAGATGCAGGCGCGACCTTCCTCGGCTTTATCTTGGCGGTCATCGCGTTGGATGGTGCCTTTAAGCAAGCAACCGTTCTCTCCTTGTTCATTCCGATTTTAGCACTCGGTGTGCCGATTTTTGATAATCTGTTTGTGGTGACCAAACGCTTCCTGCAAGGAAAGCCGATCTACCAAGCAGATGCCAGCCAGGTTCATTATCGCCTGCTGCGTTCTGGACTCAATCCAAAACAGGTCGTCACCTTCCTGTGCTTGATCAGTGTTTGCTTTAGTCTGACGTCCATTATCCTGCTCCTGCTCGGGGTATAGATTATCGGTCACAATGAAAAATGCCGCTTGGGTCTAATCCCTGCGGCATTTTTTTGAGCGGATTACGCAAAGCCTCTCTTCGCTGTCGTGGTCGTCTGAAACGTCTGGAAGCCTGTCCGTTCGTACAAGGCAATCGCAGGGTCATTGTGAGTACCTGTGACGAGATACGGCTGCAAGCCCTTTTCCAGCGTCTGGTTCACAAAAAAGCGGACAAGCTCTTTGCCGTAGCCTTTGCCTTGATGCACGGGATCTACGAACACATCGTAAACCTCGCCATGTCCTGTGATGATCAGGGACCCTACGAATACTCCCTCATGCTCGAACAAATAAATATCCTCTCTCATATCGTTCAGGAGCCATTTCTTCCATGCGTTCATCGTTTTCTCAGGATAATCCGCCAAACGGTATGGCTGAAGGTCGATGCCTTTGCGCACCTCATAGTAAGCGTCACTCTGCGATTGGATATACATATCCATTTCGGGCTCGGTGAATTTGCGTACGTCTAGTGTCGGCGCAGGCCCGATCTCTCCTGTGTATTTCATCAGATGATGGCCCCAGATAGAAGCAAAGCCTCTCTTGGAAAAGAAATCAGCACCCTGCCCGTGGTCAACCCGATAGGTAGCCATGACTGCCGTCGGCTTCTCCTCATGCTGTTGCAGTTCCAGCCAAAGCTTATCGAACAGCCGGGAGCCGATTCCCCGCTTTCGATGGTCTGGCCGTATATAGACGTATATTTCTGCTGTCCCTTCTTCTCCAGAGGAGTTCAAATCATAAGTGCCACAGCCGATGATTTGATCATCCTCCTCCCAGATGTAAACCGTAGCTTTTTCCACGATATCAACAATCTCTTCGGTCCTCCAAAGCATGCCTTCGCCAATCATCGTCACGACGGTCTCTTTGTCAGTTGATTGTGCTTGTCGTATCATCTCTGTACTCTCCCGTTAGCTCTGTTGGACGGTTGCTGCTTCTGCGGCTTTTTCCAACTTCTTGCGATGCTGCAAGCAAGCCTCGCATCTTCTGCTTTTTCGCCCGAAAGCCGTGTAGTATTTGCTTTTTTTGCAGGATCGGCACGTAATATACAACGAGCTCGACAAATTGTAGTTCTCTTCTGGCGTGTTTTCTTTCAGGTGTACCGTCTTGTTGTATTTGATGAGCAAATGAGCTGTGTGGATGGCATCGACCAAGGCGGAGTGCAACCTGCCCTCCTGGATGATTCCTGCCGTGTCGATCGCTTCTTTCAGACTCATCTGTTTGCGATCAGCCAAAAGCATGCTAATTGGCGGCTGGATGTCGTTGTAATTGCGCATCCAGTTGAAGTCCAAACCAAACCGCGCACAATGCTCGATCATCAGCCGCTTGTCGTCTTGCCCCCATGTGCACAAGTAATATTCAGAATCGGTGCCAATCCACTTCATAAATTCTGCGAATGCCCGGCGAAACGGAATAAAGGTTGGCATGTTCTCTTTATCGAGACCAATGAATTTGCGCGTTCTCTCCGTGATCCTACGTTCAATCGCTGGAAAGGTGTAGCGCTGAAATGTGTCGACCTCCACGCCATTTTTTCCGGGTACGACTTTTGCCGCTCCGATCTCAATAATTTCCGGGATCTTGTCTCTCTGATAAGTCAGTGTCGTTTCAAGGTCAAAAACAATGATCTGCAAGCGTAATCACATCCTGTATGTATTGTCTCTATTATCGCTTGGATTGGGCATAGAAAGCAAAACAAAGACAAAAGCGGCTGCCTGATTGAAACGAAAAAGGATAAGAACCCAATAGGATTCCTATCCTTGTGTTTATTTGTTTAGCTTGGCGATTTTGTGGATTCCCTCGTCAACTGACGCAATCCGTAGCTCATCCTCGCTATTTGCCCGTCTTCATCCCGGAAAAACTCAATCCAAGGGATGGAATCTCTTTTTTGGAAAATGAAGCTGTCTTTTTGTACTGGTATCAGTGGATACGAGAGACCATCCACCTCCAGGAATAGCTTGCCTTCGTTTTTGGCTATCGATGCGCTTACCCATTCCTGCGAAGAGTAGCGACCCTCGTACAGTGACAACTGCTCATCTGTGACCTCGTATGGATCATAAGCATAGACCGGAGCTCCAGCCGGTCTTGCAAAATAACTGTTCAAAAAGCCGATGACCAACTCTCGGACGCTCACTCCATCGAGATTGACCAGAATCACACCCGTAATCCCTTGATCCGGAACCGAAAAAATGTGCGAGCTGATTCCCTTCAGCGATCCGCCATGCTCTACCAGAGAGCCCTCCGGAAAGGCAGGCGAGACCATCAGACCATAGCCGTAGGAGCGGTGTCCGTCCACACGAGCAAAGGGAGTGAGCATCTGCCGGACGCTATCGGCAGACAGAATCGATGTCGGGTTTCCCGTTGCCCCCAAACGAAAGACTTCCAAATAAGCAAGTAAATCATTCACGGTCGATTTGAGGAAACCGGCTGCTCGCATCGCCGGAGCATCGTGCCAGATGGGTGCTGCAATGATTTGGTTTTCGTCATCGATTTTTTTGTTAGTATACAAAATCGTGACGTCATCCTTGTCAGTCAGTTCATCCACAGAAAAAACAGTTCTGTCCATACCCAGTGGCTGCAAAATATGCGTCGCAACGTAGTTTTCATACGTCTGGTTGCTGACCCGTTCAATGATCGCTCCCAAAAGCCCGTACGCATCGTTATTGTAGCTAAAGGCACCCCCTGGCTCTGAGAGCGGCTCCCCTTCGAATCCAGCAATGGCTTCCATGACTTCTTCGTACGTATGCAGGTAAGGCACTGTCTTCAGTTCTTCCTCCGCCTTGGTTCCAATGACAGCAGGATCATTTTCCATACTCCGCCTCATTGCGCCGTCTAAGTAAGGCATAGGCGCTATTCCAGGCGTATGTGTCATGAAGTGATGAATCGTCATGCGCACTGTCAACTCGTGATCGCCCGCCCGAAACTCTGGCAAATATTTTACGACCGGGTCGTGGACAGACAGCTTGCCTGCCTCTTGCAACTGCATAATCGCAACGCAGGTAAACGATTTGGTGATGGATGCGATGCCAAAAACGGTGTCGAGGGAAAGTGGCAGTTGCTGTTCTCTGTCACGAAAACCGAACGTTCCCTCGTACAAAAGCTCACCGTCACGTGCAATAGCAATAGCGGCGCCCGGAGCCTTTGCCTCGTCCAGCAGTTGCTGTGCATACCTTTGGAACTGTTCCTTCCATGCCGTCATTTTCATCAACTCCCCAACGTTTGCTCATAAATCGCTTTTGCAACACGGGCGATGGTAAGCTCTGCGGCTTCTTTGTCAGTCACACCACGTGATAGTGCCGTGATCGCAATCATCCCTTTTCCTTCGGGCAAATAAATGATGCCAGCATCATTGACGACAGCATTGACGGTCCCTGTCTTATGCGCGACCTTTGTACCTTCTGGCAACAAGTACGGCAGACGGCTGTTGTAATGCTGACGACGCATGATGTCCAGCATCAGCTCGCAGGAGTCTTCCGTGAGAATTTCTTTTCGCGCAATCATGATAAGCAGGCGGTTTAGCTCGGCTGGTGTCGCTACGTTATTATCACGGGTAGGCATCGATACATCGTGGATCAATTCGTAATTGCCTGACTCTTCCCGTCGCATGAACTCATCGAACCCTGCCTGCGAAGGGGTAGGCTCATTCATACCTACACAGTGGTTGAGGAGCTCCCAGCAATTATGCCGTAAATGAATCTGCGAAAGCCCCAGCTCATGCATGTGCTCATTCACCTTGTCGATGCCACCGATCAGCTCGATGATTTGGTCCGTCGCATAGTTATCGCTCACAATCGTCATCAGTGTCGCCAAGTCTTTGACCGTTAAGGCCGCTCCGGCATCCAGCTCTTGCAAAATGCCTGATCCCGGCACGCGATCCTCCCATCTCAGTGTCACGCGCTGGTCGAGGCGGATTCGTCCTGCTTCCACCTCGCGCATCAAGGTGACCATGATCGGAATTTTGAAGGCACTCGCCAGTTGAAACAACTCTTCATCCAGATGCCCTGCTGTCTCTCCTGTTTCCAGATGCACAGCTGCGATTCCAAAAATACCGGGTGCTTCCCTCAGCACGTTTTCTACTGCTTGCTGCCATGTCATGAATATTCCTCCCCATCGCTCGCGAAACGGCCCACACACGGATTTTTGTGTCGGCCATTTCTTTTCAGCGCTATTGTTCTTTGTATCCCCACTTGAAGTCGATGTAGCCCAACGGATCGACTGTGATGCCTTTTACCTTTTCATTTTGTACCCATGAATTGACGCTGGAGTACACACCTGTGACAGGCATTTCTTCCATCAGGATGCTCTCCGCTTCGACCAGATATTGATTACGTTTGGCCTCATCTGGCTCGGCGTACGCCTTCTTTACCAGCTCTACGTACTTCTCGCTAAACCAGAAGGTAGAGTTGTTGGAGCTGTACTTCTCCATCATGAGCTCCAGGAAGTTGACGGAGTCGTTGTAATCTCCCGTCCAGCCTGTTCGGGAAATCATGTACTTCCCTTGCTCCTGATCGTCAAACATGACCTTCAATTCTTTGTTGATCAGCTTGACATCCACACCGAGAGATTGCTTCCATTGAGCCTGCAACGCTTCGGCAATCTTCTTGTTCAGGTCGGAGGTATTGTAAAGATAGGTGATTTCGGGCAGCTTGGTAATGCCCGCTTCCTTCATTCCTTCTGCCAATAACTGTTTCGCCGTCTCCACATCGTTATCCTTGAAATATCCTTCTGGCTTCAGGGAGGCGGAAAGTGGGACGAAGCCCATCAAGGGCGTCTGTCCGGCCTGACCGATGTTTTCTGCGATGTCGCTGCGGTTGATCGCGTAGGCAAACGCTTTGCGGATTTTGCTATTCGTAAATGGTGGCTTCTCCGTCTGGAACAAGAGATAGTAGTTGGTGGCACGTTGCATGGTTTGCAGCTTGCCTTCGTCGCGCAACGGTCCAATGGCATCCGCAGGCAGTCCGCTAATCGGACCGCCAGCCCAATCCAGCTCGCCGCTATTGAACAGCTCCAGCTCTGTATTGGTATCTTCAATCATGGAAAACTCGATTTCGTTAAACTTCACGACCTCTTTGTCCCAATAGTGCTCGTTTTTGGCCAGCTCAATCTTGTTTTTATGCTCCCAATTCACCAGCTTGAACGGTCCATTGGTCACGATGGACTCGGGCTTTTTCGCCCAATCGGGATTGGACTCCACCACCTTTTGGTTGACCGGATAGTAGAAGGTCGCAAGTGTCAGGAAGTAAGGGGTGGGGTTTTCCAAGGTGACTTGCAGCGTCTTGTCATTGACGACCTTGATGCCGACATCCTCCGCTTTCGCCTTCCCTTCGAAAAAGGCACGGGCATTTTTGATCGGATAGTACTTGTAGGCGGAGCCGCTGGCTGTCTTCGGATTGAGCACGCGCATCCAGCCGAAGGCGAAGTCTTGAGCCGTAACCGGGTCGCCATTGCTCCATTTGCTGTCGCGCAATGTAAAGGTGTACACCTTTTTGTCCTCCGATATTTGAATGTCGGATGCAACGGAATTGACTGGCTTGCCATCCTTGTCCAATCGAACAAGCCCGTCGTACAGCGAACGGATAAAGGCACCGGAAATCACATCGTTGGACATGCCTGAATCAAGTGTTTCAGGCTCCGCGGCATTCATGTGCAACGTCTGCTCTGTCGCAGGCTGCACAGTTGCCTGCTGTGCTGGCTCTGGTTGCTGCTGGTTGTCTGGTGCGGTTTGAGTCGGCGTATTGCCGCTGCTACAGCCTGCAAATAGTCCCGTAAGCAAAACGAAGAGACTTGTCATGACAACTGGTCTTTTCATGCTGTACCCCCCTGTTTGAGTCGGATAACCGATTATTGAATAAATATTCTGCAAATTTTATGCCATTCGTGTTTTCGGTTGTTCTTTTGTTGATTTTATTCCCTGCTGAATACTTTTATCCGAGTCGGTCCAACAAGTTTCTACCAGTAGTCTCTGTCACGCAAAAAAGAAGTATTCATCCTTGAATACTTCTATTCATTCGCGCATATGGGGGCAGTCCTCTCTAGCTTATCGCTGGTTCGTACATGGCTACGGCATCACATGACCGTCGGCAAAAAACGATCGGGACGTGCTTTTGCTTCGCCAGCTTCTTTATATTTTTACTCAAGCTGTGACTCACAAAGTTAATAAAGACAAGAACAAGCTCCGTATCAGAAGGAATCGTCGCCTTCACATCGGATTTTTTGCGACCTGATACGTGATAGACATTCTCGAATCCTTTGTTCTGCAACAAGCTCTCGATTTCTGCTACCCGATCTCCTCCTACCACAAGAACGCCTGCCATAGTCCTTCCTCCTCTCTTTTTTCCACGCCTTTTCTTCTATTTTCCGGTGCGCACTTGCGAAATCTTTGCCTCAGGCTTTTCCGCCGGGATTCTGTATTTTTCCGTTCGCTCAATTTGAACGACCTGTGAATCGTGAACCACAATATGTATGGAGCCGTATTCCAGACCATCCAGTGCGCGCGCGATTTTCTCTAATAAGAAATCGTCTAGGCGAATCTCATTTTTTGCCATG is from Brevibacillus brevis and encodes:
- a CDS encoding ABC transporter substrate-binding protein, encoding MKKAILLALSTALTAFTFGCSNTATTPGDSATGQKEAVELTFLTWGNQAHLDLYTKLSEKFTQQNPTIKVKLESVPFPDYQQKVTVLAAGQELPDIGWVSERMVPQFMENGILEDVSDVKNDTAFKLDDFIPSTLELFRKDDKLYGLPFSTPPTVMFYNKDLFDKAGLKSPNDLAKEGKWTWEEFEKSAQAISSGTGASKIYGANFFRDWKTWIILSSYSWSNGSGPFNKEMNQFTWNDQYGVETLSMLQRMMFTDGSHPKAGEQVSFESGKIGMFFDVYSYVSKARTIKDFKWDIAPMPAGSKGSAPMLGQAGYSIFKGTKHLEETKLFLKFLASEQGVQETSTYFVPPRLSVLNSDPFLNVPGNPDPAHIKQAVIDEMPKAHLQPGHVDWQKIDTTILAGFDQLFGQTAQPADIVKLLEEKVNPIMKK
- a CDS encoding response regulator transcription factor, with product MYKVLLVEDERMIREGLRALIEKGTFGFAVMAEAENGKDALHYLRTEMPDLIVTDIRMREVDGLALIGKIREMYEDLPIVIISGYGDFHYAQKALKYKVSDYLLKPIDRLELVSTLTKIRQVLDRKKKVREEESSVDGSPREERQIIRKVKAFIHDHLDGDLRLQTLAESVHLNPIYLSQLFKTETGENVSDYITQVRMNRAKQLLHETSLKVYDIARLVGYQSAKHFMLVFKKEVGMTPGSYRDLEGSEDL
- a CDS encoding cache domain-containing sensor histidine kinase, giving the protein MKRKVSTFFLQGTLRTKILTLFLCLIAIPLSLQGIITYNKFSASTESRTAEYTGQIVGQINRNLERNIREMKRLSLMPLYDPEVLSILKEIQTNTSATSFLSMEKREKMTLYISSLSYSRPEVKGIQIIAGNGMIFSNLDPSVMKSKGDLAEEGWYSRVITGQGAAVIIPQHRPAYYLDTSGERYVSVARLLREPYTKVPLGIMKIDMKMDMFDQILSDMPFTKDGSLLIVNEGNELFYEKRESEGSPGYRTLLQETDGINRGDANQRMIQGQRYLFVDHQSRETGLVVISLIPLDILLAESNSLRSFTMLIAAMFLLVAGGLAIYFSYSLSKPLVQLKEKMLQVKRGNLHERVPVDSQDEIGKLSEQFNQMVEEINRLVNEVYLSSLREREAELAALQSQINPHFIYNTLESINMMAIRSGNYDVSDMVSSLGKLMRYTVAREDGHVTLKQEMISLESYIRIQKIRLGERLQVYMDVEESLSDQRIPKLLLQPLLENAMAHGIEHQEQGGTIWLTALCQEGVMHISVRDNGKGMSEQSLTRLLASLRTPMQQHEMTGNPHNGTALRNISQRLILLFGEKYGLTIVSRPNQGTEITMKIPLDFQKGETRDVQSIAGGR
- a CDS encoding GNAT family N-acetyltransferase, whose protein sequence is MKVSKLKSGQNVIIRLSELTDAEALVAFIHQVSGETDNLSFGPQEWTVAPEEQKENIKRFQEAPNQLCLIAEVDGRIVGNLTFRGGIRSRTQHVGEFGISVLKEFWGSGVGRLLLESLLEWAKQSKVIRKINLKVRSDNDSAIYLYKKLGFKEMGTLTREFLIEDTFYDCLCMGIEID
- a CDS encoding GNAT family N-acetyltransferase, with the translated sequence MKSALCYREGIEFSEEELRQLSQLLIDVVEDGASLGFLPPMKLEEARTYWTSVPHEHVKIWVAVQEDIIVGTIQLHLVSRPNGLHRAEIAKLMVHPRAQRQGIGRGLMLLAEARALADNRSLLVLDTRAGDPSNQLYQSMGYQEAGRIPGFARSADGSLHDTVLYFKTME
- a CDS encoding MraY family glycosyltransferase codes for the protein MVTITYALSFLLSFCIVMVLIPPLAKLAFRLDFVDKPRKDVERKIHREPIPLTASYAIFVGFAASFLLFSKESTGQTIAVLSGSLLLLIIGTIDDWYKTQGKDFSALPKLIVQVSAAVIVYLSGITFSGFYNPLSGEYILLPEWLQFILTILWIFGVTTVINFSDGMDGLAGGLSAISAGTLFVVALVKGQSTSAIMAISLIGVALAYLRYNKPPAKIFMGDAGATFLGFILAVIALDGAFKQATVLSLFIPILALGVPIFDNLFVVTKRFLQGKPIYQADASQVHYRLLRSGLNPKQVVTFLCLISVCFSLTSIILLLLGV